The sequence below is a genomic window from Flavobacterium sediminilitoris.
CGTTTAGTTTTTCGAATATTTTGTTTTCTAACTCGTTAGAGTATGTTTTGTTTCTTTCTGGATTAGATTTTAAAATGGGTATGCTTTTTACAAAATTATCTTTAACAAGATCATCATCTTCAAGTGTTTTGAAAAAAGATGAAATTACAGAACGTGTATTGTTGCGGTTAATTGGTGAAGTTTTTTCTAGGACTTCATTTAAATAAGTGGCAACAATTTTTTTGTTAGATGTTCAATTTTTAGTAGCTTATCAAGTCCATTGTCTTTAAGCCATTTTTGAAACTTTGTAATTCTAATTCGAAAATCGGAATAACTACTTTCTGAAAGAATATTTTTTTTATATCTAAGCTAAATTGAAAAGTTTCTTTAATGTTGTAGTGCTTTTCAATTTCTTCAAATTTTGAATTTTCGTAAGGATTGAAACCGTTTTTTAATATTCTATCGACTGCCATTTAAGATTTTCAGCAGCTTCTTTTCTTTCTTTTAAAGTTTTATGTTTGTTAATTTCCTCATAAATAGGTGTCTGCCTTTCCATTTTTCCGTTTTCAGGATTTCTAAATGAAAAATAGACATATCATCTATCTTTTGGAAAGATCGTTATTTGAGGTATATATTTTTGGTGTCGAAAATAATTTCAAAAGTAATAAATCGTATGCGTTTGTTAAAATAAATGGATACGATTTTGATATAAAAAAACCCTAACTGTTTGATTAGTTAGGGTTTGTTTTTCGTAGCGAAGACGGGAGTTGAACCCGTGACCTCAGGGTTATGAATCCTGCGCTCTAACCAACTGAGCTACCTCGCCATTTTTTTGGTTATACATCCTTGTTGAATGCGGGTGCAAATATATAATTAATTCTCTTTAGTACAAATATTTTTTTAGAAAAATTCTCTTTTTTTCTTTTTGGTTTTTAAATTTATTCTCTCTATATTTCCAAAATAAATTTTTTAAAATGGAAGTAAAAGTAAAATACGAATTAGAATTCCCTTTTCATGCCTCACCATCGCTATTATATCAATATATTTCTACGCCTTCAGGATTGTCTGAATGGTTTGCTGATAATGTAAATTCTAGAGGAGAACTTTTTACGTTTATTTGGGATGACTCAGAAGAAAAAGCGAAGTTAATGGCTAAAAGAACAGGTGAACGAGTTAAGTTTAGATGGCTGGATGAAGATGATAATGACACGGAATATTATTTTGAGATAAAAATAATGGAAGACGATATAACAAAAGATGTATCACTTGTTGTTGTGGATTTTGCAGAAGAAGACGAAATTGAAGAAGCTAAGCTGTTATGGGAAAATCAAATTTCTGATTTAAAACATGTGTTAGGCTCTGTTTAAACTAAATTATAAAGATTATATTTGTCCCGATTTTTAATCGGGATTTTTTGTTATGGTAAATTTTAATGGAAATATACAGGAAACAAGTACTGTAAATATTGAGAGTAATAGAGGTTTTTTATTTGGAGATGCTGTTTTTGAAACAGTTAAGGTGTTAAATAATAAGGTTTTATTTTTAGAAGATCATTATTTTAGATTCATGGCTTCTATGCGTATTTTTAGAATGGAAATTCCAATGAACTTTACCATGGAGTTTTTTGAAGAACAAATTTTATTGTTGATTAATGCTGATGAAAACAAAAAATCAGCTTATAGAGTACGATTTTCTGTTTATCGTAAAGGAGATGGATTTTATTTACCAAAGACAAATGACGTTGAGTTTGTTGTAACTTTTTCTTCTTTAAATGAAGATTTATATGTTATAGAGAATCAATCTTATGAAGTGGAGCTTTATAAAGATGCTTATGTAACAAAACAATTGTTTTCCACTTTGAAATCTAATAACAAAATAATACAAGTTGCAGGAAGTATTTTTGCTTTTGAAAATGACTATGATAATTGTCTTCTTTTAAATGAGGAAAAGAATGTTATTGAAGCATTGCAAGGGAATATTTTTATGGTGATGAATAATGTTTTAATTACTCCTCCAGTTGTAGATGGGTGTTTAAACGGAATAATGAGAAAGCAAATCTTAGCTTTGGCAAAGAAAGTTGAAGGTTTGGAAGTAGTTGAAAAATCGATTTCTCCTTTTGATTTACAAAAAGCAGATGAGTTGTTTGTAACGAATGTAATAAAAGGAATTCAACCCATTACTAAATATAGAAAAAAAGAGTTTACTGTAAAAACAGCGACTATGTTGCTGACGAGATTAAATGCTCAGATTCGACTTAATTAAGCATAGGATCTGAAGGAGCATTTGAGAAAAGCACATATTCTCCACCTTGCTCTATTATTTTTTCTTTCCAAAAATGTTGAGAAGATTTTGAAAGTAGTTTGCTTTTTAATTTGTTTTCAGCAATTATCCATGAGTTTTCTTTAAGCTCTTTTTCAAGTTGGTTAGTTTCCCATCCACTGTAGCCTAGAAAAAAACGAATGTTATTTTTTGAAATTTCACCATTATTAATTAATGTTTTAGTGGTTTCAAAATCACCACCCCAATAAATTCCATTAGCAATTTCAATGCTGTTAGGTATTATATTAGGTACATTATGTATGAAGTATAAATTATCTTGCTCAACAGGCCCTCCATTGTAAACTTTAAATACAGCTTCAATTTCTGGCACTAAGTCATTGATGGAATAATTTAGAGGCTTATTCAGTATAAAGCCTACAGATCCTTCATTATTATGTTCGGCAAGCAAAACAACAGAACGATTAAATGAAAGATCTCCTATCGTAGAAGGTTCTGCTATCAGCAAATGTCCTTTTTTGGGTAAAACTGATATCATAAACAAGTTATTTTACTTTAAAATTATCAAAAATAAATTACAAAATCAAATTAATATAAAAAAATCCCGCAATTGCGGGATTTAAATTTTTATGTAAAAAATATATTATTTATTTACTGCCGCGTCTAATTCTGCACCAGCTTTAAACTTAACTACATTTTTAGCAGCAATTTTGATAGTTTTACCAGTTTGTGGGTTTCTTCCGTCTCTAGCAGCTCTTTTAGAAACTGACCATGAACCAAAACCTACTAATGAAACTCTTCCACCTTTGTTCAAAGTGCCTTCAACGTTGCTTAAAAATGACTCTAAAGCTAATTTAGCAGCTGCTTTTGTAATTCCAGCAGAAGCTGCCATTGCATCGATTAATTCTGATTTGTTCATAATAAAATGTTTATTAATTTGGTTAAACTTAATTATTTCTACACAAATTTACTCGTATAACTGGATTGTACAAGTGTTTACAAGGATTTTAGCTAAAAATGTTAATAAAATAGGTGTTTTGTTAATAACCTTATTTGTTTTTAAATAAATTTCACAAATATCACTGTTTATAAGGGCTTATAGCGCAATTGAATTATGACTTAATTGAATTCCGTTTAAAAGTTCTTGAGATGTCATTTTTCGTTTTGCAGGAAATTGTAAATTGTAAATATGGATGAAACCATCATTTGTAGCAATTTTAATTTCTTTTTTTGTAGCGATTACCTGTCCGATACTAAAATTGTGATCTGTTTTTTCAAAACTAACATCATATAGTTTAACATTCCATTCTTGATTTTCATCTTTTATATAGGTCCATGCTGCTGGATATGGATTTAACCCTCTAATTTGATTGTAAATTTCATTTCCGTTCTTTGTCCAATCAATTTTGCAATTTTCTTTATTGAGTTTATAAGCGGTTTTAATCTCTTCAGTGTCTTTTTGAATAGTTGTCTCCACTTTTCCTTTTGTAATTAATTCTAATGTTTCAATTACGGCTTCACAACCAATATTCATAAGTCTGTCATGTAGTTCTCCAACAGTTTCTTTTTCGCTTATATGTGTTTCTTTATGAAGAATCATAGCTCCAGTATCAATTTTATCATCAATAAAGAATGTGGTAACGCCTGTTTTGGTTTCCCCATTTATAATAGCCCAGTTAATTGGAGCAGCTCCTCTATATTGTGGTAATAGTGAAGCATGTAAATTAAATGTTCCTAGTTTTGGCATTTTCCAAACCACTTCTGGTAGCATTCTAAAAGCGACAACTACTTGTAAGTTTGCTTCTAAACTTTTTAATTCCGTTAAAAAGTCATCTGCTTTTAGATTAGTTGGTTGAAGTAAATGAAGATTTTTTTCAAGAGCATATTGTTTCACTGCACTCATACTTACTTTTTGACCTCTTCCTGCTGGTTTGTCTGGTGCGGTTATAACTCCTACGATATCATAATTGTTTTTATATATAGTGTCGAGAATACCAACAGCAAAGTCTGGTGTTCCCATAAAGACGATTTTTAATTTTTCCATTATTTTAAGTAATATTGATTGTAGTTATTGATAGCTATTTTATCCTTCTCAAGAAGGATTTGAATGGCAAAGATAGTATCTTCTGTTGTTATTGAAAGTTGACTTTCTATTTCTCTTGAAGTTAAGTTTGAATGTTTTAATAAATGAAAAACTTCTTCAACTAGTATAGAATTTGTACTCTTATTGTTTTTTTTAGAAATGCAGAATGAACAAATCCCACATTCGGTTATCTCTTTTTCATCAAAATATTCTAAGAGTAATTTACTTTTACAAGCATTCGTTTTTGCATAATGAATGATACTGTTTAATTGATTTGTTTTTAAATCATTCTGTTTTTCTAAAAATTTAGAAACTCTGTTAATGGTTAAGGCATCTTCTCTTACCTCATTAAATGTTATACTACTGTCATTATTTTGAACTTGAAGAGTAATGTAGTGTTCTTTTTCTAAATTGGTAACCACTTTTAAGACGTTGTCTTCTGTAGTATTTGCTTTTTTTGCAATGAGAGAAGTGTTTATTTGTGTCTCTAATTCGAAAATTCCAGAATAAGTTCTTAGTATGGTTGTGATAATGTTTTCTGAATGAGGATTTAAACTCATATAGCGTATTATTTCTTTACTTGGAGTTGTGAATTGGATGCTGATTTTTTCAGAGAATTCATTTTGAAGTGAAATAATAGCTTGTCTGTCTAAAAATTGAAGAGCATTATATGTTTTTAGAACAGGAAATTTATATTGTGTACAAAACTGATTTAGATTAAAAGAAAAGGTTTCGTTAAAGCCTTCTCCATAAGCAATTTGAAAATAATTGTTTAGTTTAATGTATACTTCTTTTAAGAAAGTTTTGTCGGGAAGAACAGAAATAAATTGATTTTTAGCTGCTTTGATGTCGTTTGAATCAATTAAAAGAATTCCAAATGCTTTTTCGTTATTTCGACCAGCTCTACCAGCTTCTTGATAATAATTTTCTAAGTTTTCAGGTAATTGTATATGAATTACTGTTTTAACATCGGGTTTGTCAATTCCCATTCCAAATGCATTTGTTGCTACTATAACTTGAACTTTGTTTTGCATCCAAAGTGCCATGTTTGTGTCTTTTTCTTTTATATTTAATCCTCCATGAAAATATGTGCTAGAAATGTTTAATGCTTTTAGTTGGTTTGATATTTCAATGCATGATTTTCTATTTCGAACATAGATGATACTCGATTGAGGATTTTTTGTAAGAATCTGCTTTATCTTATGAAATTTATCTTCAGTATTAATTACATGATAAGCTAGGTTTTCTCTGGCAAAAGACTTTTTGAAAACAATTGGATTTTCTAATGCGAGATTTTCTATTATATCTTTTTGAACACGTTCTGTAGCAGAAGCAGTTAAAGCAAGAAATGGAGTTGTTTTGAAATGTGCTTTAAGTAAATTTATTTTTAAATATGCCGGTCTAAAATCATGTCCCCATTGACTTACACAGTGTGCTTCATCAATGGCAATTAAGTTTATAGGCAATTGTTTTAGTCTTTCAATAATCCAGTCTTGTTGTAATCTTTCAGGTGAAAGGTATAGAAATTTGTAATTTCCAAACTGGCAATTGTCTAATAATTCTATAATTTCATTTTGGGAAATACCACCTAAAAGTGCAATTGCCTTAATGTTTCTGCTTTGCAAATTCTGAACCTGATCTTTTATAAGAGCAATTAATGGAGAAATAACAAGACAAATGCCTTCTTTTACCATTGCAGGAACTTGATAACAAACAGATTTTCCACCGCTTGTAGGAAGTAATGCAAATGTATCCTTATTTTTTAAAACAGAATTTATGATTTCTTCTTGCGGTTCTCTAAAATTTTCGTGTTTCCAGTACTTTTGAAGAATTTGTAAAGTTTCAGACATTTGGGTGGGTTAACTTAGAAATGCTAAAATTACAAAAACTATTTAGAAATATGTTTCATTACAAAGTCAACTCTAGTTTCTACTGAACCTTTTGGAACTTCAATTAAATCATATCCAAAACTAGTATACGTTTCTTTTAAGTGTTTATGAAGTAAAGTAGCCTGTTCATAAGTTTCATATCTTTCAGTATCACTTACATATATTTCTTTCCATGGAGGTAATAGAAAAACTTTAGTGTATTTATGTTCAGCACAAGCTTTGTGAAAAGATTCTGGATAGCTATCACCAATATAATGCATATAAGCCAAAACGTCGGGCAAACCTCTATCTATGAAAATAGTATTTTCTTCTTCTTTTATAGCTTGATTGAATTGTTTTATTCGTCCTTCTAATAAAAGTTCGCTAAATAGTAATGGTTTTTCTAGAAATAGTTGTTCAATTCCTTGTTTTTGAGCTTCTTTAATTACATCTCTTGAAATTTCAGGATAACATATATGCCCTTTTTCAATTAATGCGTTAATTAAAGTTGTTTTTCCAGAACTTGGTCCACCTATTAAAACTATTATTTCTTTATTCATGAGTTAATTAAATCTGAAATGCAAAAGTAGTTTTTTTTAAAAATGTATTCAACTTTTAAATTTTATGCTTTTTAAAATATTTATTCTTAACATAAAAAAGTATATTTGCTATTCAAAAAAAGAATGAGGATGGACAAGAAAACAGAAGACTTTTATTTGCGTTTAAAAGAAGAATTGGCTAATAATACATTATGGCCGTCAGAATACTTATATAAATTTATTGTGCCTTCAGAAGGGAATAAAACAGAACAAGTTGAAAAGGCATTTGATAAAATGGGCGCAGTAATTACAACAAAACATTCAAAAACGGGAAAATACACTAGTGTTTCAGTAAGTGTTCAAATGAAAGATCCACAAAGTGTCATTGATAAATATCAAGAACTTTCAGTAATTGAAGGTATAATATCATTATAATTATGGAAGTAAAATCTGAAGCTGTATCACAATTAGAATATAATTCAATAAGAGAACAATTAATTATTCCGGAATATGGGAGACATTTACAAAAATTAATTGATCAAATTACAGTAATTAAAGATAAAGAAGAGCGAAATAAAGCAGCTAAATATGTTATTTCGGTTATGGGGTCTTTAAATCCTCACTTACGAGATGTGCCTGATTTTCAGCACAAGTTATGGGATCAGTTGTTTATAATGTCTGATTTTAGATTAGAAGTAGATTCTCCATATCCAATACCTTCAAGAGATGTTTTAAATCAAAGACCAGATACATTAAATTATCCTCAAAATTTCCCAAAATATCGTTTTTATGGTAATAATATTACGTATATGATAGATGTTGCTATGAAATGGGAAGAAGGAGACATGAAGAGTGCTTTGATATTAGTTATAGCAAATCACATGAAAAAATGTTATTTGAGCTGGAACAAGGAAACAGTTGAAGACGAAGTTATCTTTAATCATTTATTAGAATTATCAGACGGAAAAATTAACTTGTTTAAATCAAATGAGGAACTTTCTAATTCGCATAACCTTATGAAGGTGAATAAGAAAATGTCTAATAAATCTCAATTTAATTCTAATAATAAGAATTCAAATACTAAGAACATTCATAAAAAGAAAAGTATAAATCCTAAAAACCAAAAACGAAAATAAGTTTATGGGAACATTCCAAATAGAAGGCGGAAAAGCACTTAAAGGAGAAATTACACCTCAAGGAGCAAAAAATGAAGCATTACAAGTATTGTGCACTGTTTTATTAACCACCGAAAAAGTTACGATTACTAATATTCCAGATATTATTGATGTAAATAAATTGATTACATTATTAGGGAATTTAGGTGTTAAAATTAAAAAGAATGGACATGGTTCTTATACTTTCCAAGCAGATGAAGTTAATGTAGGGTATTTAGAAACAGAAGCTTTTAAAAAAGAAGGAGGATCATTGAGAGGTTCAATCATGATTGTAGGACCTTTGTTAGCTCGTTTTGGAAAAGGATATATTCCAAAACCAGGAGGAGATAAAATAGGAAGAAGGAGATTAGATACTCATTTTGAAGGGTTTATTAATTTAGGAGCTAAATTTAGATACAATAGAGAAGATCACTTTTACGGTGTTGAAACGACAGAAAGATTGAAAGGTACTTATATGTTACTTGATGAAGCATCAGTTACAGGTACTGCAAATATTGTTATGGCGGCTGTCTTAGCAGAAGGAATAACCACAATTTATAATGCTGCTTGTGAACCTTACTTACAGCAATTGTGTACAATGCTAAATTCAATGGGAGCTAAAATAACTGGAGTTGGCTCTAATAAATTAATTATTGAAGGAGTAGATCAACTAGGAGGTTGTGAGCATAGAATTTTACCTGATATGATTGAAATCGGTTCTTGGATAGGTCTTGCAGCTATGACAAGAAGTGAAATAACAATAAAAGATGTAAGTTGGGATAACCTAGGACAAATACCAAATGTATTTAGAAAACTAGGAATTACAATTGAAAGAAGAGGAGATGATATTTTTATTCCAGCTCACAAAGATGGATATCAAATTAAAACAGATATTGATGGCTCAATATTAACTATTGCCGATGCTCCATGGCCTGGTTTTACACCTGATTTATTAAGTATCGTTTTGGTTGTAGCTACACAAGCAAAAGGAGAAGTTTTAATTCATCAAAAAATGTTTGAAAGTCGTTTGTTCTTTGTAGATAAACTAATTGATATGGGAGCAAAAATTATACTTTGTGATCCACATAGAGCCATTGTTATTGGTCATAACTTTCAGTCTCAATTAAAAGCTACAACAATGACTTCTCCAGATATTAGAGCAGGAGTTTCATTATTAATTGCAGCTCTTTCTGCTAAAGGAAC
It includes:
- a CDS encoding aminotransferase class IV encodes the protein MVNFNGNIQETSTVNIESNRGFLFGDAVFETVKVLNNKVLFLEDHYFRFMASMRIFRMEIPMNFTMEFFEEQILLLINADENKKSAYRVRFSVYRKGDGFYLPKTNDVEFVVTFSSLNEDLYVIENQSYEVELYKDAYVTKQLFSTLKSNNKIIQVAGSIFAFENDYDNCLLLNEEKNVIEALQGNIFMVMNNVLITPPVVDGCLNGIMRKQILALAKKVEGLEVVEKSISPFDLQKADELFVTNVIKGIQPITKYRKKEFTVKTATMLLTRLNAQIRLN
- a CDS encoding RecQ family ATP-dependent DNA helicase, whose protein sequence is MSETLQILQKYWKHENFREPQEEIINSVLKNKDTFALLPTSGGKSVCYQVPAMVKEGICLVISPLIALIKDQVQNLQSRNIKAIALLGGISQNEIIELLDNCQFGNYKFLYLSPERLQQDWIIERLKQLPINLIAIDEAHCVSQWGHDFRPAYLKINLLKAHFKTTPFLALTASATERVQKDIIENLALENPIVFKKSFARENLAYHVINTEDKFHKIKQILTKNPQSSIIYVRNRKSCIEISNQLKALNISSTYFHGGLNIKEKDTNMALWMQNKVQVIVATNAFGMGIDKPDVKTVIHIQLPENLENYYQEAGRAGRNNEKAFGILLIDSNDIKAAKNQFISVLPDKTFLKEVYIKLNNYFQIAYGEGFNETFSFNLNQFCTQYKFPVLKTYNALQFLDRQAIISLQNEFSEKISIQFTTPSKEIIRYMSLNPHSENIITTILRTYSGIFELETQINTSLIAKKANTTEDNVLKVVTNLEKEHYITLQVQNNDSSITFNEVREDALTINRVSKFLEKQNDLKTNQLNSIIHYAKTNACKSKLLLEYFDEKEITECGICSFCISKKNNKSTNSILVEEVFHLLKHSNLTSREIESQLSITTEDTIFAIQILLEKDKIAINNYNQYYLK
- the fmt gene encoding methionyl-tRNA formyltransferase, encoding MEKLKIVFMGTPDFAVGILDTIYKNNYDIVGVITAPDKPAGRGQKVSMSAVKQYALEKNLHLLQPTNLKADDFLTELKSLEANLQVVVAFRMLPEVVWKMPKLGTFNLHASLLPQYRGAAPINWAIINGETKTGVTTFFIDDKIDTGAMILHKETHISEKETVGELHDRLMNIGCEAVIETLELITKGKVETTIQKDTEEIKTAYKLNKENCKIDWTKNGNEIYNQIRGLNPYPAAWTYIKDENQEWNVKLYDVSFEKTDHNFSIGQVIATKKEIKIATNDGFIHIYNLQFPAKRKMTSQELLNGIQLSHNSIAL
- a CDS encoding START-like domain-containing protein, which translates into the protein MEVKVKYELEFPFHASPSLLYQYISTPSGLSEWFADNVNSRGELFTFIWDDSEEKAKLMAKRTGERVKFRWLDEDDNDTEYYFEIKIMEDDITKDVSLVVVDFAEEDEIEEAKLLWENQISDLKHVLGSV
- a CDS encoding AAA family ATPase — protein: MNKEIIVLIGGPSSGKTTLINALIEKGHICYPEISRDVIKEAQKQGIEQLFLEKPLLFSELLLEGRIKQFNQAIKEEENTIFIDRGLPDVLAYMHYIGDSYPESFHKACAEHKYTKVFLLPPWKEIYVSDTERYETYEQATLLHKHLKETYTSFGYDLIEVPKGSVETRVDFVMKHISK
- the murA gene encoding UDP-N-acetylglucosamine 1-carboxyvinyltransferase — its product is MGTFQIEGGKALKGEITPQGAKNEALQVLCTVLLTTEKVTITNIPDIIDVNKLITLLGNLGVKIKKNGHGSYTFQADEVNVGYLETEAFKKEGGSLRGSIMIVGPLLARFGKGYIPKPGGDKIGRRRLDTHFEGFINLGAKFRYNREDHFYGVETTERLKGTYMLLDEASVTGTANIVMAAVLAEGITTIYNAACEPYLQQLCTMLNSMGAKITGVGSNKLIIEGVDQLGGCEHRILPDMIEIGSWIGLAAMTRSEITIKDVSWDNLGQIPNVFRKLGITIERRGDDIFIPAHKDGYQIKTDIDGSILTIADAPWPGFTPDLLSIVLVVATQAKGEVLIHQKMFESRLFFVDKLIDMGAKIILCDPHRAIVIGHNFQSQLKATTMTSPDIRAGVSLLIAALSAKGTSTIQNIEQIDRGYERIGERLTAIGANIVRV
- a CDS encoding YqgE/AlgH family protein: MISVLPKKGHLLIAEPSTIGDLSFNRSVVLLAEHNNEGSVGFILNKPLNYSINDLVPEIEAVFKVYNGGPVEQDNLYFIHNVPNIIPNSIEIANGIYWGGDFETTKTLINNGEISKNNIRFFLGYSGWETNQLEKELKENSWIIAENKLKSKLLSKSSQHFWKEKIIEQGGEYVLFSNAPSDPMLN
- a CDS encoding DUF4290 domain-containing protein produces the protein MEVKSEAVSQLEYNSIREQLIIPEYGRHLQKLIDQITVIKDKEERNKAAKYVISVMGSLNPHLRDVPDFQHKLWDQLFIMSDFRLEVDSPYPIPSRDVLNQRPDTLNYPQNFPKYRFYGNNITYMIDVAMKWEEGDMKSALILVIANHMKKCYLSWNKETVEDEVIFNHLLELSDGKINLFKSNEELSNSHNLMKVNKKMSNKSQFNSNNKNSNTKNIHKKKSINPKNQKRK
- a CDS encoding DUF493 family protein; translation: MDKKTEDFYLRLKEELANNTLWPSEYLYKFIVPSEGNKTEQVEKAFDKMGAVITTKHSKTGKYTSVSVSVQMKDPQSVIDKYQELSVIEGIISL
- a CDS encoding HU family DNA-binding protein → MNKSELIDAMAASAGITKAAAKLALESFLSNVEGTLNKGGRVSLVGFGSWSVSKRAARDGRNPQTGKTIKIAAKNVVKFKAGAELDAAVNK